A single genomic interval of Scyliorhinus canicula chromosome 15, sScyCan1.1, whole genome shotgun sequence harbors:
- the LOC119978193 gene encoding basic salivary proline-rich protein 3-like, with protein sequence MAANPEEDHPEQDHPEQGYPEQDHPEQDHPEQGNPEQDHPEQDHPEQDHPEQGNPEQDHPEQDHPEQGNPEQGNPEQDHPEQGNPEQGNPEQGNPEQDHPEQGNPEQGNPEQDHPEQDHPEQDHPEQDHPEQDHPEQDHPEQDHPEQGNPEQGNPEQGHPEQGNPEQDHPEQDHPEQDHPEQDHPEQDHPEQDHPEQDHPEQGYPEQGNPEQGNPEQDHPEQGNPEQDHPEQGNPEQGNPEQVHPEQGNPEQDHPEQDHPEQDHPEQDHPEQDHPEQGNPEQGNPEHGNPEQDHPEQGHPEQDHPEQGNAEQDHPEQGNPEQDHPEQDHPEQDHPEQDHPEQDHPEQDHPEQDHPEQDHPEQDHPEQDHPEQDHPEQDHPEQGNPEQDHPEQDHPEQDHPEQSNPEQDHPEQGPTK encoded by the exons atggcg GCTAACCCAGAGGAGGATCACCCAGAGCAGGATCACCCAGAGCAGGGTTACCCAGAGCAGGATCACCCAGAGCAGGATCACCCAGAGCAGGGTAACCCAGAGCAGGATCACCCAGAGCAGGATCACCCAGAGCAGGATCACCCAGAGCAGGGTAACCCAGAGCAGGATCACCCAGAGCAGGATCACCCAGAGCAGGGTAACCCAGAGCAGGGTAACCCAGAGCAGGATCACCCAGAGCAGGGTAACCCAGAGCAGGGTAACCCAGAGCAGGGTAACCCAGAGCAGGATCACCCAGAGCAGGGTAACCCAGAGCAGGGTAACCCAGAGCAGGATCACCCAGAGCAGGATCACCCAGAGCAGGATCACCCAGAGCAGGATCACCCAGAGCAGGATCACCCAGAGCAGGATCATCCAGAGCAGGATCACCCAGAGCAGGGTAACCCAGAGCAGGGTAACCCAGAGCAGGGTCACCCAGAGCAGGGTAACCCAGAGCAGGATCACCCAGAGCAGGATCACCCAGAGCAGGATCACCCAGAGCAGGATCACCCAGAGCAGGATCACCCAGAGCAGGATCACCCAGAGCAGGATCACCCAGAGCAGGGTTACCCAGAGCAGGGTAACCCAGAGCAGGGTAACCCAGAGCAGGATCATCCAGAGCAGGGTAACCCAGAGCAGGATCACCCAGAGCAGGGTAACCCAGAGCAGGGTAACCCAGAGCAGGTTCACCCAGAGCAGGGTAACCCAGAGCAGGATCACCCAGAGCAGGATCACCCAGAGCAGGATCACCCAGAGCAGGATCACCCAGAGCAGGATCACCCAGAGCAGGGTAACCCAGAACAGGGTAACCCAGAGCACGGTAACCCAGAGCAGGATCACCCAGAGCAGGGTCATCCAGAGCAGGATCACCCAGAGCAGGGCAACGCAGAGCAGGATCACCCAGAGCAGGGTAATCCAGAGCAGGATCACCCAGAGCAGGATCACCCAGAGCAGGATCACCCAGAGCAGGATCACCCAGAGCAGGATCACCCAGAGCAGGATCACCCAGAGCAGGATCATCCAGAGCAGGATCACCCAGAGCAGGATCACCCAGAGCAGGATCACCCAGAGCAGGATCACCCAGAGCAGGATCACCCAGAGCAGGGTAACCCAGAGCAGGATCACCCAGAGCAGGATCACCCAGAGCAGGATCACCCAGAGCAGAGTAACCCAGAGCAGGATCACCCAGAGCAGGGTCCCACAAAATAG